The following are from one region of the Prionailurus bengalensis isolate Pbe53 chromosome A2, Fcat_Pben_1.1_paternal_pri, whole genome shotgun sequence genome:
- the LOC122487005 gene encoding olfactory receptor-like protein OLF4 produces the protein MEPGNNTRLLEFLLLGFSDGPELQPLIFGLFLSMYLITVLGNLLIILVVSSDSHLHTPMYFFLANLSFVDICFTSTTIPKMLWNIQTQSKIITYEDCITQMNFFLIFSVLDIYLLAVMAYDRFVAICHPLQYTVIMNPRLCGLLVLVSWITSVLHSLLQTSMVLRLSFCTEVEIPHFLCELNQMIQLACSDTFLNNLVMYLAAVLLAGGPLVGILYSYSKIVSSIRGISSAQGKYKAFSTCASHLLVVSLFFCTSLGVYLSSAATQSSHSSATASVMYTVVTPMLNPFIYSLRNKDIKGALRRFSAMAVRKGPIVLRLKNFP, from the coding sequence ATGGAACCAGGAAACAATACACGACTCTTAGAATTTCTGCTTCTGGGATTTTCAGACGGTCCAGAACTGCAGCCCCTCATATTTGGGCTTTTCCTCTCCATGTACCTGATCACTGTGCTTGGGAACCTGCTCATCATCCTGGTTGTCAGCTCTgactcccacctccacacccccatgtacttcttcctggccaacctGTCCTTTGTAGACATCTGCTTCACATCCACCACCATCCCGAAGATGCTCTGGAACATCCAGACACAGAGCAAAATCATAACCTATGAGGACTGCATCACCCAGATGAACTTTTTCTTAATCTTCTCAGTGTTGGACATCTATCTCCTGGCTGTGATGGCCTATGACAGGtttgtggccatctgtcaccccCTGCAATACACGGTCATCATGAATCCCCGGCTCTGTGGGCTGCTGGTCCTGGTGTCCTGGATCACGAGTGTCCTGCATTCCTTGTTGCAAACTTCAATGGTGTTGCGGCTGTCCTTCTGTACAGAGGTAGAAATCCCTCACTTTTTATGTGAACTCAATCAGATGATCCAACTTGCCTGTTCTGACACCTTTCTTAATAACTTGGTGATGTATCTTGCAGCTGTGCTGCTGGCTGGTGGTCCCCTCGTTGGGATCCTTTACTCTTACTCCAAGATAGTTTCCTCCATACGTGGGATCTCATCAGCTCAGGGCaaatataaagcattttccaCCTGTGCATCTCACCTTTTAGTTGTCTCCTTATTTTTTTGTACGAGCCTAGGAGTGTACCTCAGCTCTGCTGCTACCCAGAGCTCCCACTCAAGTGCCACAGCCTCGGTGATGTACACGGTGGTCAcgcccatgctgaaccccttcatctacagcctgaggaacaaaGATATAAAGGGGGCTCTGAGGAGATTCTCTGCAATGGCAGTTAGAAAAGGTCCAATTGTCTTGCGGTTGAAGAATTTCCCATGA
- the LOC122486566 gene encoding olfactory receptor-like protein OLF4: MYLITVFGNLLIFLAISSDSHLHTPTYFFLANLSFVDICFTSTTILKMLWNIQTRTKVITYEDCITQMNFFITFARMDDFLLNVMAYDRFVAICHLLNYMIIMNSCLCGLLVLVSWILSALHSLLESLMVLQLSLCTVWEIPHFFCELNPMIQLVCPDTFLNNVVVYFGAILLAGGPFFGILYSYYKIISFIRGISSAQGKYKAFSTCVSHLSVVSLFYCTSLGVYLSSAATQSSHSSATGSVMYTVVTPMLNPFIYSLRNKDISSSDEILWYGSYKRANYLVLKRLSGTSLHSQNITGHEFKLLSESSFDHED, translated from the exons ATGTATCTGATCACTGTGTTTGGGAACCTGCTCATCTTCCTGGCCATTAGCTCTgactcccacctccacacccccacgtacttcttcctggccaacctGTCCTTTGTAGACATCTGCTTCACCTCCACCACCATCCTGAAGATGCTCTGGAACATCCAGACCCGGACCAAAGTCATAACCTATGAGGACTGTATCACACAAATGAACTTTTTCATAACCTTTGCAAGGATGGATGACTTTCTCCTGAATGTGATGGCCTATGACAGGTTTGTGGCCATCTGCCACCTGCTAAACTACATGATCATTATGAACTCCTGTCTCTGTGGACTCCTGGTCCTGGTGTCCTGGATCCTGAGTGCTCTGCATTCCTTGTTAGAAAGCTTAATGGTGTTGCAGCTGTCCTTATGTACAGTCTGGGAAATCCCCCACTTTTTCTGTGAGCTCAATCCGATGATCCAACTTGTCTGTCCTGACACCTTTCTCAATAACGTGGTGGTGTATTTTGGAGCTATTCTGCTGGCTGGTGGTCCCTTTTTTGGGATCCTTTACTCTTACTATAAGATAATTTCCTTCATACGTGGGATTTCATCAGCTCAGGGCAAGTATAAAGCATTTTCCACCTGTGTGTCTCACCTTTCAGTGGTCTCTTTATTTTACTGTACAAGCCTAGGAGTGTACCTCAGCTCTGCTGCTACCCAGAGCTCCCACTCAAGTGCAACAGGCTCAGTGATGTACACGGTGGTCACacccatgctgaaccccttcatctaTAGCCTGAGGAACAAAGACATTAGTTCCTCTGATGAGATTCTCTGGTATGGCAGCTATAAAAGGGCTAATTATCTTGTGCTGAAAA GACTCTCAGGCACAAGTCTCCATTCCCAAAACATCACTGGGCATGAATTCAAGCTCTTGTCTGAGTCATCCTTTGATCATGAGGATTGA
- the LOC122486366 gene encoding olfactory receptor-like protein OLF4 isoform X1 yields the protein MDTSNDTRSSEFLLLGLSEEPELQAFLFGLFLSMYLVTILGNLLIILAVNSDSHLHTPMYFFLANLSFVDICVTSTTVPKMLENIQTQRKVITYESCITQIYFFILFVVLDNFLLTVMAYDRFVAICHPLCYTVIMNPKFCGLLVMVSWIVSVLNSLLQTLMVLQLSFCTGMEIPHFFCELSQMIQLACSDTFLNDMVTCFTTVLLGGAPLAGVLYSYSKIVSSICGISSAQGKYKAFSTCASHLSVVSLFYCTSLGVYFSSAASQSSHSSATASVMYTVVTPMLNPFIYSLRNRDIKEALNVFFRGKP from the exons atggatacga GCAATGATACACGGAgttcagaatttcttcttctgggactttcAGAGGAACCAGAATTGCAAGCCTTCCTTTTTGGGCTGTTCCTGTCCATGTACTTGGTCACCATACTTGGGAATCTGCTCATCATCCTGGCTGTAAACTCTGACTCCCACCTCCAcacacccatgtacttcttcctcgcCAACCTATCCTTTGTAGACATCTGTGTCACTTCCACCACAGTCCCCAAGATGCTGGAGAATATACAAACACAGAGAAAGGTCATAACTTATGAAAGCTGTATCACGCAGATATACTTTTTCATACTCTTTGTAGTTTTGGACAATTTCCTCCTGACTGTGATGGCATATGACCGCTTTGTAGCCATCTGTCACCCACTGTGCTACACAGTTATCATGAACCCCAAGTTCTGTGGGCTGCTGGTTATGGTGTCCTGGATCGTGAGTGTACTGAATTCCTTGTTACAAACCTTAATGGTGTTGCAGCTGTCCTTCTGTACAGGCATGGAAATCCcccactttttctgtgaactcAGTCAGATGATCCAACTTGCCTGTTCTGACACCTTTCTTAATGACATGGTAACGTGTTTTACAACTGTGCTGTTGGGTGGTGCTCCCCTGGCTGGGGTCCTTTACTCTTATTCTAAGATAGTTTCCTCCATATGTGGGATCTCATCAGCTCAGGGCAAGTATAAAGCATTTTCCACCTGTGCATCTCACCTCTCGGTTGTGTCCTTATTTTATTGTACCAGCCTAGGTGTGTACTTTAGCTCTGCTGCTTCCCAGAGCTCCCACTCAAGTGCCACAGCCTCGGTGATGTACACGGTGGTCACacccatgctgaaccccttcatctacagcctgaggaacagagACATAAAGGAGGctctaaatgtatttttcagaggGAAGCCATAA
- the LOC122486366 gene encoding olfactory receptor-like protein OLF4 isoform X2, whose amino-acid sequence MYLVTILGNLLIILAVNSDSHLHTPMYFFLANLSFVDICVTSTTVPKMLENIQTQRKVITYESCITQIYFFILFVVLDNFLLTVMAYDRFVAICHPLCYTVIMNPKFCGLLVMVSWIVSVLNSLLQTLMVLQLSFCTGMEIPHFFCELSQMIQLACSDTFLNDMVTCFTTVLLGGAPLAGVLYSYSKIVSSICGISSAQGKYKAFSTCASHLSVVSLFYCTSLGVYFSSAASQSSHSSATASVMYTVVTPMLNPFIYSLRNRDIKEALNVFFRGKP is encoded by the coding sequence ATGTACTTGGTCACCATACTTGGGAATCTGCTCATCATCCTGGCTGTAAACTCTGACTCCCACCTCCAcacacccatgtacttcttcctcgcCAACCTATCCTTTGTAGACATCTGTGTCACTTCCACCACAGTCCCCAAGATGCTGGAGAATATACAAACACAGAGAAAGGTCATAACTTATGAAAGCTGTATCACGCAGATATACTTTTTCATACTCTTTGTAGTTTTGGACAATTTCCTCCTGACTGTGATGGCATATGACCGCTTTGTAGCCATCTGTCACCCACTGTGCTACACAGTTATCATGAACCCCAAGTTCTGTGGGCTGCTGGTTATGGTGTCCTGGATCGTGAGTGTACTGAATTCCTTGTTACAAACCTTAATGGTGTTGCAGCTGTCCTTCTGTACAGGCATGGAAATCCcccactttttctgtgaactcAGTCAGATGATCCAACTTGCCTGTTCTGACACCTTTCTTAATGACATGGTAACGTGTTTTACAACTGTGCTGTTGGGTGGTGCTCCCCTGGCTGGGGTCCTTTACTCTTATTCTAAGATAGTTTCCTCCATATGTGGGATCTCATCAGCTCAGGGCAAGTATAAAGCATTTTCCACCTGTGCATCTCACCTCTCGGTTGTGTCCTTATTTTATTGTACCAGCCTAGGTGTGTACTTTAGCTCTGCTGCTTCCCAGAGCTCCCACTCAAGTGCCACAGCCTCGGTGATGTACACGGTGGTCACacccatgctgaaccccttcatctacagcctgaggaacagagACATAAAGGAGGctctaaatgtatttttcagaggGAAGCCATAA